ACTACTCAGCAACAGAAAAAAGGATGGAGTAAAGCTGCTAAAGGTACCGCTATTGGTGCTGTAGGTGGTGCTGCAGTGGGAGCTATTGTTGCTAAGAAAAACAGAGGTCTCGGAGCCGTAATCGGCGGTGTAGTAGGTGGTGCAACCGGTTATACCATCGGTAGAGCTGGAGATAGAAAAGACGGAAGAGTTCAGCCACGTAATTAATATTTTCACGATAACATTTAAAGATTGCTTATTTTTAAGCAATCTTTTTTTATGATTTTACTTTTACTTTCATCGGTTCTTATCCTTACAACCCTTGCTGGCTGGGGAAAAATTATGGAAAAGCTTTTCGGAAATTTATCTGTAGGAATTTCTGGCAGTATTTTAAACGGTATATTAGGATTGAGCCTCCTATGGACAGTAGCTGCATTTTTTATTCCTATTAATATATATGTAGAAATCCCTTGCGTTTTGGCAGGAATTCTGTTTTTTTTCAAAAAGAAAATATATCTGAATTTTTTCCTGATTTCGATGAAAGATGCCATTCTTATTGGAATTATTTCATTATTTATTCTTTACAGCAGTTCTTTCTATCCCTTTCTGTTAGACCATTTTGGATATTATGTTCCCACTATCAAATGGCTCACAGAATATGGTATGGTAAAAGGGATCTCCAATCTTGACCTTACCTTGGGCCAGATGTCTGTATGGCATATTTTCCAAACAGGATTTTCCAATTTTTCTGATCCATTTCTGAGGATTAATGCCGTACTTCTTATTATTTATAGCCTTTATATTTTTGAAAGAAAAAGCTGGGTCCAGCTTTGTTTCATCCCGGTACTGCTGCTTTTTTTCACAAGTACCCAGTTCCGATCTGCCTGTTATCATATTATCATTAATTGTTTTAAATGAAATCATAACAGGAAATAAAAACATCAGTCTTCTATTCGCCTATTCCGTATTTGTTTTCTCTATAAAACCTACTATGATATGGCTTCCCGTATTGGTATTTCTGTGTTCCTTTTTCATTTTTAAACCCAATTATAAAAATCTGATTTTTGGATGCTTCATTCTTTTGCTATTCTTTATTAAAAATCTATGGACCTTCGGATACCCGGTATTCCCGGTAGCAATAGGTGATATTGGGGTAAGTTGGAAACCCAATCCGGAGGTATTAAAAATATCTTCAAAATATGCCATTCTGAAAACTTATGATATGCAGTATACTTACGAAGAAATTCAGAAATTTTCAGCATATGACAGTATCAAAAATTGGTTTATATTGGATGGAATCAAATCAAAAATCAATATATTTTTTATTTTAAGCCTGGTAGCATTTATAGCTTTTGCTATTATTAAAAAGAAAAAGATCATTACTGTGATCTGTATCTCACTATTGATAAAAAGTGCATTGGTATTATCTTTTTCAGCACAGTACCGCTTTTTTATTGATGTATTTTTCGTTATATTTTTTATTCTGCTCATTAATTTTAGTAAAAGAAATTCATTTGTTTTTTTTTCAATAGGAAGTTTACTGGTTATCAGTTTTTTAAGCTTTCCTGATTTCATCCGTCAGTATATTCCCAGTTTTAAACCCGGAAGCTTTATGGCCGCATTTAAAAAAGAGCAGCTGTATAAACCTTCAGTCTATGATTACAACAAATTTGAAACTTTCCGTATAGGGAACTTAAAATTCAATGTATCAAAAAATTATCCTTTTAATTTCAATACTCCGCTTCCCGCAATATCACAGGGGTATATTCTGGATGACGTAGAGGCAGGAATCTTCCCACAGTATATTGACGAAAAAAATATCAGAAAAGGTTTTATCTGGAAACCGCTGACAGAAGATGAAAAAAAGAAGGCAGCGAACGTTATCAATAATATCAAAAACACTGATAAATAGAACAAATACAGAAACTTTATTATCTGAATAAAAATAGGTAATTTTGTAACATGTTCAATACATTAGGTAATCTTCTCAGTCTTACAACATTTGGAGAAAGTCACGGTGTGGCTTACGGTGGTATCATCAATAATTTTCCGGCAGGTTTAACGGTAGATCTCGATAAAGTTCAATATGAATTGGATCGGAGAAAGCCCGGCCAGTCTGCAATAGTCACTCAAAGGAAAGAAAGTGACACGGTAAAGTTCCTTTCCGGAATCTTTGAAGGAAAAACTACAGGCACCCCGATCGGATTTATTATAGAAAACGAAAATCAGAAATCTAAGGACTATGATCACATTGCAGATTCATACCGTCCAAGTCATGCAGATTTCACGTATGACCAGAAATTTGGAATAAGGGATTATCGCGGGGGAGGAAAATCTTCAGCAAGGGAAACAATTAATTGGGTTGTTGCAGGAGCTTTGGCCAAGCAACTCTTATCCGGCATCGAGATCAATGCCTATGTTTCTTCTGTAGGCGATATTTTCTGTGAAAAACCATACCAGGATTTGGATTTTTCCAAAACAGAAAGTAACGATGTACGTTGTCCGGATGCTGAAACAGCCGAAAGAATGATCGAAAGAATCAAAGAGATCAAAAAAGAAGGCAATACCATTGGCGGAACGGTTACCTGCGTGATCAAAAATGTTCCCGTGGGAATCGGAGAACCTATATTTTCCAAGCTTCAGGCTGAATTAGGTAAAGCTATGCTGAATATCAATGCCTGTAAAGGATTTGAATATGGAAGTGGTTTCTGTGGTGCTAAAATGACAGGGAAGGAGCATAATGATGCTTTCAATACGGATTTCACTACAAAATCTAATCTTTCAGGAGGCATCCAGGGGGGGATTTCCAACGGAATGGATATTTATTTCCGTGCGGCATTTAAACCGGTAGCTACCATTTTGCGGCCTCAGGACAGCGTTGACCGATATGGAAATCCTGTTACCGTAGAAGGAAAAGGACGCCACGATCCGTGTGTAGTACCCAGAGCAGTTCCCGTTGTGGAAAGTTTGGCCGCATTTGTATTGGCTGACCTGTTTTTGATCAACAAAACAAGAAACATCAATAATTTTTAATAAAAATATTTTAAGTAATGAAAAATTACTGGGATCAGGGAATTTCTTTTGAGGAATATATCCACATCGGAAGAGAACGATTAGAAAATCCTTCCAACCAACAGGAAACTGACTATAAACAATATTACGAACTTGGACTTCAGAGAATGGACAGAACACTTAAAAAGTATGTTCCGGATGAAGAACAGGTAAAAATATTGGCTTCTAAGAATTTTGACGGAAAAATCCTGATCATTTCTGAAGCATGGTGCGGAGACGCCAGTGCTACAGTACCCGCACTTGTTAAGTTTTTCGAAGGACACAACGAGGTTAAAATTTTCCTGAGAGACAGTGATAAAAGCCTGATCAATCAGTATCTGACCAATGGTACAGAATCTATTCCTAAAGCGCTTATCCTGGATAAAGATTTTAATGTTAAAAACTCATGGGGCCCGCGTCCGAAGTTCGGCTATGAACTGTTAATGAAGCATAAAGCTGATCCGGAAGCTTATCCAAAAGATAATTTCTACAACGACCTGCAGCTGTACTATGCCAAAAACAGAGGTAAGGATGCTGTTCAGGAAATCCTAGAATTATTATAATTCAGATAAAATTTTCACGGCAAAAAATAATAGTAAAGATCTACGCATGAAAAAAAATATCATTTATCTTGTCCTCATCATCATTATCGGTGTTATCGCTTTTGTTCCGGGGGTAAAGGAATACCTTAGAGATCAGTTTTTCCCGATCGCTACCATAGAAAATGCCGTACACGTCAGTGAAGAAGATTATGACATCGAGCTGAAAGGAATCAATGTACCGAGCACCAATCTTAAAGCATTTAAAAATAAACCTGTTTTCCTGAATTTCTGGGGAACATGGTGCCCGCCCTGCAGAAAAGAATGGCCAACCATCCAGAAATTGTATGATTCAAGAAAAGGAAATGTAGATTTCATTCTGATTGCCATGAATGACAAAGAAGATGCGGTAAGAGCATTTTTAAAGGAAAATAATTATACTGTCCCTGTATATATTGCACAAAGCCCTATTTCTGAAAAAATTCTTCCAAAAGTATTCCCTACCACTTTTCTTATAGACCAGCATGGAAGGATCATCATTAAAGAAGATGCCTACAGAGATTGGAACACAGAGACTGTGCATCAGTTCATTGACAATATCATCAAGTAGTTTTTTAACTAATTTTATATTTTATTGGTACAGAATTTGCGAAATTAACTACGTTGAAAAAGAAAAAAAACCAAACACAATATGAAGTATTCAAAATTAAACCTTGCTAAAGAAGCCATCAGCCATAAAGGTTTCGTAAAAAAAATCCCTGATATATTCAGAATGGTAAAATTATGGAGAAAAGGACTTTATCCTATAAAATCCATTGATATCATTCTTCCGCTTCTTGGAATTTTATACGTGATCTCCCCTATCGATCTTCTTCCAGAATTTGCAATACCTGTATTAGGTGTTATGGATGACCTGGCGGTATTATCACTTACAATTCCAAAACTGATTAAAGAAGTTGATAAATTCCTTCTTTGGGAAGCTGAACAAAGAATGAGCAGTACCAAGATTATCGATGTAGAAATTATAAAATAATAATTTACAGAAATATTTTAAGCCATCCTGAAACATTTCAGGATGGTTTTTTGTATACAAATGGTTGATAAATTTTTAAGCCTTACTTCAAATGTTTAAATTTGCATTATCTAATAAAAAATAATGGAAAGTAAAAAAGAGTTTTTCTTAGAGTGCTATAAGCTTGGCATTATCAAATTCGGAAGATTTACCTTAAAAAGCGGTATTGAAAGTCCTTTTTATGTAGACCTGAGACCTTTGGCTTCAGATCCGAAAATTTTAAAAAATCTGGCTAATTATTTACTGGAAATGCTTCCGCTTGATAATTTTGACCTGATTTGCGGGGTGCCTTATGCAGCACTGCCAATGGCTACTGCCATGTCTCTGGAAAGCTATATTCCATTAATTATTAAAAGAAAAGAGGCAAAGAATTACGGAACTAAGAAACTGATCGAGGGAATTTACCAGAAAGGACAAAACTGTCTTTTGGTAGAAGACGTGATCACTTCCGGAAAATCTCTGGTAGAAACTATTGCCGAGGTAGAGCAGGAAGATCTGAAAGTAGCTGATATTGTTGTTGTTTTAGACAGAGAACAGGGAGGAAAACAGCTTTTGGAAAATAAGGGCTACAGAGTTCATACTCTTTTCAATATTTCAGAAGTCTGTACTATTCTTCAGGAAACAGGAGAACTTTCTGATGAAGAAGTAAAAAGGATTCAGGATTTTCTTCAGGGGAACCATATTCAGTTTGAAGAAAAGATCAGAAGTTCTTACGAGCAAAAGCTGCAGCACGCACAGCATTCAGTTTCAAAAAAATTATTGGAAACGGCTTTAAAGAAAAAATCAAACCTGATTGCATCCGCAGATGTTACTACAACAAAGGAATTACTTGATTTAGCTGAGAAAGTAGGACCTCATGTGATTGCATTAAAAACGCATATCGACATTATTTCAGATTTTGAATATGAAAAAACAATTACTCCATTAAAAGCGCTGGCTGAAAAGCACCAGTTCTTACTGATGGAAGACAGAAAATTTGCAGATATCGGGAATACACAGGAACTGCAGTTCACCAGTGGAGTATTTAAGATTACAGACTGGGCAGATTTTGTGACTTCACAGGTTATTGGAGGGTTTGAATCTTTAGACTGCTTTAAAAATGTGGGGGTTGTTGCTATCGTAGGAATGTCTTCAAAAGGAGCGCTGACTACGGCAAGTTATCGTGAAGAAGCCCTGAAAGTGGCACTATCCCATCCTAATGTCATTGGAGGAGTATCGCAAAACCAGATTCCAGAAGACCTTCTTCTATTCACTCCGGGTGTGAATCTTGCAGACTCAGGAGACGGAAAAGGACAGCAGTACAATACACCTGAACATGTTTTCAAAATGCTTCATACTGATTTCATCATCGTAGGAAGAGGAATTTACAAGTCTGAAGACCCTGAAACAGCTGCTATCACTTATAAAAATGAGGGTTGGAATGCTTATGTTAATTCTTTGCAAAAAAACGAAGTACAAGGCTAAAACTCTGTTGAATATATTCAAAATAAGTTTATATTTGAGCTTTATCACAGGATATTGAAAAAGATTACTACTTGCCTTGTTTTATTTTGGGGAATTGTACAGGTTTCTGGACAGAAAGACAGCATCTACATTGAAGCGAAATTATCAGCCGACAGAAAAACACTTGAAGTAAACCAGGATATTGTTTATTACAATCATTCTGACAAAGATTTGCAATCGGTGAAACTTCTTAATTGGGTTTCTGCCTATAATAAAAAAGGGACATCTCTGGTTTACAGAAAACTGGAAGACCGGAGTACAGATCTTCATTTTGCAAAACCGGATCAGCTGGGTAAACTTTTAGATCTCAATGTTAAAAACTCAGAACAGCAACCTGTTCCTGTTAATAATATTTCAGATGAGAATCTTTTTCTCCCCCTGACACAAGCTTTAAAGCCGGGTGAAAGCATCAGATTACAGCTTCATTACAGGATGCAGCTTCCAGACAATAAATTTACTGGATATGGCAGCTCTGATAAAATGACAGCATTAAAATATTTCTTTATTGTTCCGGATCATTTCGATCCGGACAATATTTCCAAAAGGAACTACCACGACATTGAAGAATCAGTAAGTTTCAATACGTTCTGGACAGTCAATTTTGATCTTCCCCCTGACAGTTTTATTGAAAGTAACCTTCCGCAGATACAGATGAATTCATTTAAGGGTTATCTGGATTCTGACCCTGAGTTTCTGATCTCCCAGAGTGGGCTACCTTCTATAAAAATCAACGTTGATGGAAAAGATACGGAGATCAAATTTGGATATAATCTGAAACCTGAAGAAAAGCAAAATCTTGAGTTTTATCTGCCTTTACATTTAAAATTTATTAAAGAAAAAATAGGTGTCATTCCTGAAAATATTTTTATTTCAGAGAAATTCAGATCACAGGAAGATTTTTTTGGAAATAATGATATCGCATTTTGGAAATTCAGATTTCAGCTGTTTACAGATACTGAAAAAACAGACCTGGACTACTTTGGGATTATTGCAAAAAAGATTCTTGATGAAAGTATTATTGCAGATAAGCAGAAAAACCATTGGTTTAAAAACGGCTTAAAATCCTATCTTGAAATTCAGTATCTCAATAAATTCTATAGTGAAACCAAATTATTGGGGAACCTACCGGAAACAAAAGTATTTGGAGTAAAACCGCTGAAGCTTTTTCATGCATCCAAGGTAAAATTAATTGACCGTTATGGGCTGTCTTATCAGTATATCATGTCCCAAAATCTGGATCAGAAGATTAGTGAAGAATTTACGGTACTGAGTAATTTTAACCAAATGGCAGTGAGCAGTTTTGAAACGGGAAGCCTTTTCAACTATACTGCAGAAAAAATGGGTTATGAAAAATTCAATGGTATTTTAAAAGATTATATTTCCAAAAATACAGACAGAAAGATCAATCCGGAAGAATTTTTGAAGGAGCTTACTGAGCAAAATAAAACATCAGGGTATCTTACTGATTTTTTGAAACAGAAAAACAGGATCAATTTCAGACTGAAGAACATTAGAAAACAGGAAGATTCTGTAAATATCAAAATTGCCAAAAATACGGATTACCCAATACCCGTAAAGCTTGAAACGCAGACAAGCGAGGGCGAAAAAAAATCTTACTGGATAGAAACGGAAGAAAATGAAAGACTTACGAATTTCTCTCTTCCCGCATCAGAATATGTTCACAAAGTCACACTTAATAATGATTATATTTTCCCTGAATCTAAATACCGGGATAATTTCCTGTATGCAAAAGGTTTATTTTCGAATGCAAAAAAAATAAAGTTCAAACTTATTAAGGATATTCCGAATCCTGAGTACAATGAAATATACGTAAGCCCAAGGGTACGTTTCAACAATACTTATGATAAATTCCTATTGGGGATCAATTTAAAAAACCAGTCTTTTTTTGATCAGAAGTTTCTGTATTCGGTGACACCCACTTACAGTACCGGAACTGGGAAACTGACAGGCTCCGGAGCGGTCTCCTACTCTTTCCTTCCGGCTGAAAGCATTTTCAGGAGT
The Chryseobacterium sp. W4I1 DNA segment above includes these coding regions:
- a CDS encoding glycine zipper domain-containing protein, with protein sequence MGAIVAKKNRGLGAVIGGVVGGATGYTIGRAGDRKDGRVQPRN
- a CDS encoding TlpA disulfide reductase family protein, which gives rise to MKKNIIYLVLIIIIGVIAFVPGVKEYLRDQFFPIATIENAVHVSEEDYDIELKGINVPSTNLKAFKNKPVFLNFWGTWCPPCRKEWPTIQKLYDSRKGNVDFILIAMNDKEDAVRAFLKENNYTVPVYIAQSPISEKILPKVFPTTFLIDQHGRIIIKEDAYRDWNTETVHQFIDNIIK
- a CDS encoding thioredoxin family protein, with product MKNYWDQGISFEEYIHIGRERLENPSNQQETDYKQYYELGLQRMDRTLKKYVPDEEQVKILASKNFDGKILIISEAWCGDASATVPALVKFFEGHNEVKIFLRDSDKSLINQYLTNGTESIPKALILDKDFNVKNSWGPRPKFGYELLMKHKADPEAYPKDNFYNDLQLYYAKNRGKDAVQEILELL
- a CDS encoding aminopeptidase, translated to MKKITTCLVLFWGIVQVSGQKDSIYIEAKLSADRKTLEVNQDIVYYNHSDKDLQSVKLLNWVSAYNKKGTSLVYRKLEDRSTDLHFAKPDQLGKLLDLNVKNSEQQPVPVNNISDENLFLPLTQALKPGESIRLQLHYRMQLPDNKFTGYGSSDKMTALKYFFIVPDHFDPDNISKRNYHDIEESVSFNTFWTVNFDLPPDSFIESNLPQIQMNSFKGYLDSDPEFLISQSGLPSIKINVDGKDTEIKFGYNLKPEEKQNLEFYLPLHLKFIKEKIGVIPENIFISEKFRSQEDFFGNNDIAFWKFRFQLFTDTEKTDLDYFGIIAKKILDESIIADKQKNHWFKNGLKSYLEIQYLNKFYSETKLLGNLPETKVFGVKPLKLFHASKVKLIDRYGLSYQYIMSQNLDQKISEEFTVLSNFNQMAVSSFETGSLFNYTAEKMGYEKFNGILKDYISKNTDRKINPEEFLKELTEQNKTSGYLTDFLKQKNRINFRLKNIRKQEDSVNIKIAKNTDYPIPVKLETQTSEGEKKSYWIETEENERLTNFSLPASEYVHKVTLNNDYIFPESKYRDNFLYAKGLFSNAKKIKFKLIKDIPNPEYNEIYVSPRVRFNNTYDKFLLGINLKNQSFFDQKFLYSVTPTYSTGTGKLTGSGAVSYSFLPAESIFRSITFGVSGSYFHYDYDLAYTKGSIFSNFNFRKNPRSTVSRSIGLSYNYLERDLSPAMVANRDYGKYNLWSAGYGYSDSQMIHEKSLSLSTQGMEDFNKITAEGFYRWEFAPKQKLSLRLFAGYFIKNDTRNNMFNYGISRVSNYSFSYNLLGESASSGLLSQQFILADGGFKSFIPGSVNQWITSFNIDSSVWKIFHVYADAGIYKNKNRPAEFIWDSGIKVKLIPDFLEIYFPIQSSLGFEPSFKDYAKRIRYTLILNLGAVINAARRGWY
- the pyrF gene encoding orotidine-5'-phosphate decarboxylase, translating into MESKKEFFLECYKLGIIKFGRFTLKSGIESPFYVDLRPLASDPKILKNLANYLLEMLPLDNFDLICGVPYAALPMATAMSLESYIPLIIKRKEAKNYGTKKLIEGIYQKGQNCLLVEDVITSGKSLVETIAEVEQEDLKVADIVVVLDREQGGKQLLENKGYRVHTLFNISEVCTILQETGELSDEEVKRIQDFLQGNHIQFEEKIRSSYEQKLQHAQHSVSKKLLETALKKKSNLIASADVTTTKELLDLAEKVGPHVIALKTHIDIISDFEYEKTITPLKALAEKHQFLLMEDRKFADIGNTQELQFTSGVFKITDWADFVTSQVIGGFESLDCFKNVGVVAIVGMSSKGALTTASYREEALKVALSHPNVIGGVSQNQIPEDLLLFTPGVNLADSGDGKGQQYNTPEHVFKMLHTDFIIVGRGIYKSEDPETAAITYKNEGWNAYVNSLQKNEVQG
- the aroC gene encoding chorismate synthase; translated protein: MFNTLGNLLSLTTFGESHGVAYGGIINNFPAGLTVDLDKVQYELDRRKPGQSAIVTQRKESDTVKFLSGIFEGKTTGTPIGFIIENENQKSKDYDHIADSYRPSHADFTYDQKFGIRDYRGGGKSSARETINWVVAGALAKQLLSGIEINAYVSSVGDIFCEKPYQDLDFSKTESNDVRCPDAETAERMIERIKEIKKEGNTIGGTVTCVIKNVPVGIGEPIFSKLQAELGKAMLNINACKGFEYGSGFCGAKMTGKEHNDAFNTDFTTKSNLSGGIQGGISNGMDIYFRAAFKPVATILRPQDSVDRYGNPVTVEGKGRHDPCVVPRAVPVVESLAAFVLADLFLINKTRNINNF
- a CDS encoding YkvA family protein gives rise to the protein MKYSKLNLAKEAISHKGFVKKIPDIFRMVKLWRKGLYPIKSIDIILPLLGILYVISPIDLLPEFAIPVLGVMDDLAVLSLTIPKLIKEVDKFLLWEAEQRMSSTKIIDVEIIK